From a single Brassica oleracea var. oleracea cultivar TO1000 chromosome C5, BOL, whole genome shotgun sequence genomic region:
- the LOC106293342 gene encoding dirigent protein 7-like, giving the protein MAKLILIIAFKLLLLAAVVSAGKGDDFAKVIDRKLLGLHKEKLTFFRVYWHDIQSGSNPTSVVLRPPLSNSSFFGAVTVIDNRLTTGVPVNSTLVGQAQGIYAAVGQHDSSALMVMNFAFKTGKYNGSTISILGRNEVLTKVREMPVIGGSGLFRFARGYVEARTMWFDQKTGDATVEYSCYVMHY; this is encoded by the coding sequence ATGGCAAAGCTCATCCTCATCATCGCCTTCAAACTCCTCCTTCTCGCAGCCGTTGTCTCCGCCGGAAAAGGCGATGACTTTGCGAAAGTCATTGACCGGAAACTCCTAGGCCTCCATAAAGAGAAACTCACTTTCTTCCGTGTCTACTGGCACGACATCCAAAGCGGCTCAAACCCTACCTCGGTCGTGCTGAGACCTCCTCTCTCCAACTCATCCTTCTTTGGAGCCGTCACTGTGATCGATAACCGGTTAACCACGGGGGTCCCGGTGAACTCGACTTTGGTAGGCCAGGCCCAAGGGATATACGCTGCGGTGGGACAGCACGACTCGTCTGCGCTTATGGTTATGAACTTTGCGTTCAAGACAGGGAAGTATAACGGAAGTACGATCTCGATACTTGGTCGAAACGAGGTGTTGACGAAGGTTAGGGAGATGCCAGTGATTGGAGGAAGTGGACTGTTCCGGTTCGCTAGAGGTTATGTCGAGGCTAGGACTATGTGGTTTGATCAAAAGACAGGAGATGCTACCGTTGAGTATAGCTGTTACGTCATGCACTACTAG